In the Bacteroidetes Order II. bacterium genome, ACGGGGCTTACAACCAAGAAAAACATTGCACAAATTATCTTCGTGGGGGTTCCAACGGCTACGAGCACAGTTTATGTGGACAATGTTTATTTCCACAATAACATTACGGTGGCAACAGAAAAAGAAGAACTTCCCGATGGAATGTCAATAACCGGAAATTATCCTAACCCATTTAATACATCTACGACGTTCAAATACACCTTATCTAATGCGACCCAAGTGGCTTTTGAAGTACTGGATGGATTAGGACGGGTGATAGATCAGGGTAAGATTGGTTATCAAGGGCCAGGAGAATACAGTTTACCCTACGAGAATGGCCAACTTTCTAATGGTGTATATTTCCTACGCCTAAAAACAGATACAAAATATCTTGTTAGAAAGTTTATGGTTATAAACTAATTTTGTTTTTAAGCCGTTCCGCCTTAGAATCCCCAAGAAATACGCTTGGGGATTCTTTTTTAATGGCTCTGTGAGGGCAAGGGAAGAAAGGGCCTGCTTTATTGTCTGATGGATATGCAATCTTATTTGCATATCCAACTAAAAAAGTATAAAGAATTAGATGTATGAGGCTGCATTCGGGCATAGTTTATATAGGTCGTAATGAGCCGGGGAATATCCCATCGGCCTCTAAGGCCCATCTAAGGTATTTATTCAGCATATTGTTTTTAGTTGCTTTAGGTGCGACACAAATATGGGTGAGATGGTCTGCGTCTATTGTTTCGGTACTTCCGCCCCAATGAGCGCTGTTAACAGAAACAAGGCCGTCATTTTCTCCTTCTGCATGGTATAAAAGGCGATTTTGCGTGAACAATAGGGGTGAAATGTGGATGGGGGTGTTTTTTCCGGCCCGTGAAGCAATACACCGATAGTGCACGTCGGGATGATCACTTACATTAGGGTTAAATTGGGTTTTCATATATGCTGGCGTAAGCTGCCGTA is a window encoding:
- a CDS encoding T9SS type A sorting domain-containing protein, with the protein product GIKLVDFGANGAFGGGDDVEHQVNIANPAQGQWVSLDIPLSDFTGLTTKKNIAQIIFVGVPTATSTVYVDNVYFHNNITVATEKEELPDGMSITGNYPNPFNTSTTFKYTLSNATQVAFEVLDGLGRVIDQGKIGYQGPGEYSLPYENGQLSNGVYFLRLKTDTKYLVRKFMVIN